One part of the Treponema peruense genome encodes these proteins:
- a CDS encoding protein kinase domain-containing protein — protein sequence MKNLFGYEIIQTLGQGKTGTAYLVEKNNSQFVLKKMNEQTEDPQKTLEIFNGEKYCYERMSKIGKGIPKLFEFDEKNHYLVKEYIQGETAATLATRGTFCKDGLTENHFRQILDMSERFKKVGIHVDYFPTNFIYTNSGELYCIDYECYDYNSEWDFEHWGIYYWLNKDGMRAHLEKGGTSKLNKPGTFKPFDEPFEELKKRVIELV from the coding sequence ATGAAAAACCTATTTGGTTACGAAATTATACAAACACTTGGACAGGGCAAAACCGGAACAGCATATCTTGTTGAAAAAAATAATTCGCAGTTTGTCTTAAAAAAAATGAATGAACAAACAGAAGATCCCCAAAAGACACTTGAAATTTTCAACGGCGAAAAATATTGTTACGAGCGTATGTCAAAAATAGGCAAAGGAATTCCAAAACTTTTTGAATTTGATGAAAAAAATCATTACCTTGTAAAAGAATATATTCAGGGAGAAACTGCCGCAACTCTTGCAACTCGCGGTACATTCTGCAAAGACGGACTTACAGAAAATCATTTCAGGCAAATTCTTGATATGAGCGAGCGGTTTAAAAAAGTCGGAATTCACGTTGACTACTTTCCGACAAATTTTATTTACACAAACAGCGGCGAACTTTATTGCATTGACTACGAATGCTACGATTACAACAGCGAATGGGATTTTGAACACTGGGGAATTTATTACTGGCTCAACAAAGACGGAATGCGCGCCCATCTTGAAAAAGGCGGAACGTCAAAACTAAACAAACCCGGAACATTCAAACCGTTTGACGAACCTTTTGAAGAACTTAAAAAGCGCGTAATTGAGTTGGTGTAA
- a CDS encoding type II toxin-antitoxin system Phd/YefM family antitoxin, which produces MPQIMPIRDLKNTAEISAICHEKNEPIFITKNGYGDMVLMSMETYEKALYLSNIYGKLEEAKDDIKNKRYSSVEDAVSRIKEKHGL; this is translated from the coding sequence ATGCCACAAATTATGCCTATCAGAGATTTAAAAAACACAGCGGAAATTTCAGCAATTTGTCATGAAAAAAATGAACCAATTTTTATTACAAAAAACGGTTATGGTGATATGGTTTTAATGAGTATGGAAACATATGAAAAAGCCCTTTATTTAAGTAATATTTACGGAAAACTAGAAGAAGCAAAAGACGATATTAAAAATAAAAGATATTCTTCCGTAGAAGATGCTGTTTCAAGAATCAAGGAAAAACATGGCTTATAA
- a CDS encoding type II toxin-antitoxin system RelE/ParE family toxin, protein MAYNVHITSKAEKDLDDIVTYISEELKNPKAASRILEEFLEEKVNISDNPYMYPLSFDARLQAEGYHRFIFHRNYVALYLIDETEEKNNVWIMRIFNGKMNYPKLI, encoded by the coding sequence ATGGCTTATAATGTTCATATTACTAGTAAAGCGGAAAAAGATTTGGATGATATTGTAACTTACATTTCAGAAGAATTAAAAAATCCAAAAGCTGCCAGTAGAATTCTTGAAGAGTTTTTGGAAGAAAAAGTAAATATTTCAGATAATCCGTATATGTATCCGTTAAGTTTTGACGCCAGATTGCAAGCAGAAGGATATCATAGATTCATATTTCATAGAAATTATGTTGCTCTATATTTAATTGATGAAACAGAAGAAAAAAATAATGTTTGGATAATGAGAATTTTTAATGGAAAGATGAATTATCCTAAACTAATATAA
- a CDS encoding lysophospholipid acyltransferase family protein produces the protein MKLKQKVIYYKDELNDEFAFDNIKPRKIGAEYKYVYNSIWKKFTRFFWYRIFAFPIAFCYLKLAYRHKIVNRKLIKQAKKTAFFLYGNHTHNMCDALIPTMVSVPKSVHVIVHPNNISMPVLGAITPSLGAIPLPDDMDSTRNFLKCIETRVRQKKVITIYPEAHIWPFYTKIRPFTSLSFRYPVQYDVPTFCFTNVYRKRKFSKSPQIITYVDGPFYPDKNLSTKEQREDLRNKVFNAMTERSKLNNIELIKYIKKEDNTVK, from the coding sequence ATGAAACTAAAACAAAAAGTTATTTATTATAAAGACGAACTTAATGACGAGTTTGCCTTTGATAACATAAAGCCTCGCAAAATCGGTGCTGAATACAAATACGTTTACAATTCAATTTGGAAAAAGTTTACGCGTTTTTTCTGGTACAGAATTTTTGCATTTCCGATTGCGTTTTGTTATTTAAAACTTGCATACAGACATAAAATTGTAAACCGAAAATTAATCAAGCAGGCAAAAAAAACTGCATTTTTTCTTTACGGAAATCATACGCACAATATGTGTGATGCTCTTATTCCGACAATGGTTTCTGTTCCCAAAAGCGTTCATGTAATCGTTCATCCGAATAATATTTCTATGCCGGTTTTAGGCGCAATAACTCCAAGTCTTGGTGCAATTCCGCTTCCTGATGATATGGATTCAACACGTAACTTTTTAAAATGCATCGAAACCCGTGTACGCCAGAAAAAAGTAATTACAATTTATCCCGAAGCGCACATCTGGCCGTTTTACACAAAAATCAGACCGTTTACATCTCTTTCGTTCAGATATCCTGTTCAATATGATGTGCCGACATTTTGCTTTACAAATGTATACCGCAAGCGCAAGTTTTCAAAGTCGCCGCAAATTATAACTTATGTTGACGGACCGTTTTATCCGGACAAAAATCTTTCAACAAAAGAACAGCGTGAAGATTTACGAAATAAAGTTTTTAACGCAATGACAGAACGTTCAAAATTGAATAACATCGAACTGATAAAGTATATAAAAAAAGAAGATAATACTGTAAAATAA
- a CDS encoding glycosyltransferase, with the protein MRNILFCGNDKVFDGIMTCTLSIVKRTQTTEPFKILIYTMDLRDLKENYIPISDNQVKFLDNLLKEYNPQNEVTKIDVTSIYNTEFRGSPNEQCYCSPYTLLRLFADLVPRMPEKFLYLDADLLFNRDITLLYDIDVSNVEYAAANDHYGKYLIHPRYINAGVLLFNMEKCRETGIFKKSRELIKTKKLVFADQSALIRSTTKKKLLPQRFNDQKFLHSWTVVRHFSQRLFYLPYPHVANIKQWQVTQIHKIFRYFQFDDILFEYIYQINKFNKEIKENDEQ; encoded by the coding sequence ATGAGAAACATACTTTTTTGTGGAAATGACAAAGTTTTTGACGGAATAATGACTTGCACACTTTCCATAGTAAAGCGAACACAGACAACAGAACCATTTAAAATTTTAATATATACAATGGATTTGCGGGATTTAAAAGAAAATTATATTCCAATTTCTGACAATCAGGTCAAGTTTTTGGACAATCTTTTAAAAGAATATAATCCGCAGAATGAAGTAACAAAAATTGATGTAACTTCAATTTACAACACAGAATTCCGCGGAAGTCCCAACGAACAGTGTTATTGTTCACCATACACTTTGCTCCGGCTTTTCGCAGATTTGGTTCCCAGAATGCCTGAAAAATTTTTGTACCTTGATGCAGACTTGTTGTTCAACCGGGATATAACTTTGCTTTATGATATCGACGTTTCAAATGTTGAATATGCTGCAGCAAATGACCATTACGGAAAATATTTAATTCACCCAAGATATATAAATGCAGGTGTTCTTTTATTCAATATGGAAAAATGTCGGGAAACAGGAATTTTTAAAAAATCCCGTGAATTGATTAAAACAAAAAAACTTGTATTTGCAGATCAAAGTGCTTTAATCCGCAGTACAACAAAAAAGAAACTTCTTCCGCAAAGATTCAACGACCAGAAATTTCTTCACAGTTGGACAGTTGTAAGACATTTTTCGCAGCGTCTTTTTTATTTGCCGTATCCACATGTTGCAAATATCAAGCAATGGCAGGTTACGCAAATTCATAAAATATTCAGATACTTTCAGTTTGACGATATTTTATTTGAATATATTTATCAGATTAATAAGTTTAATAAGGAAATAAAAGAAAATGATGAACAATAA